In uncultured Cohaesibacter sp., a genomic segment contains:
- a CDS encoding CoA-acylating methylmalonate-semialdehyde dehydrogenase: MYQVNNIINGASVASLSERKSAIYNPATGEQIGVLGLSSDAEVNAAVAAAKTALPGWAATPPAKRARVMFAYQALVRERADDIAHEISREHGKTHDDALGEVARALEVIEFACAIPELLKGEFSRNVGTGIDTHSERQPLGVVAGITPFNFPAMVPMWMLPMAIACGNTFVLKPSERDPSAANFVCELLMEAGLPQGVLNVVHGDKAAVDALLDHPDVKAVSFVGSTPIAEYVYKRGTDSAKRVQALGGAKNHMIVMPDADMDQAADALMGAAFGSAGERCMAVSVAVPIGAETAARLVSSLKPKVEALKIGPSSDETAEMGPVITAAAKERIVGLIDSGVQQGAELVVDGRGFELQGYEGGYFVGGTLFDKVTPAMDIYKTEIFGPVLSVMEPQSFESAVELINIHEYGNGTAIFTRNGDAARKFSSQIEVGMVGINVPIPVPVAFHSFGGWKRSSFGSHGIYGPEAVHFYTKLKTTTTRWPEGLTEGAIFTFPS, encoded by the coding sequence ATGTATCAGGTCAACAATATCATAAATGGGGCAAGTGTCGCTTCCCTTTCCGAGCGCAAGAGCGCCATTTACAATCCGGCTACTGGCGAGCAGATCGGAGTGCTGGGGCTTTCTTCCGATGCTGAGGTTAATGCCGCTGTGGCAGCGGCCAAAACCGCGCTGCCGGGCTGGGCCGCAACGCCTCCTGCCAAACGGGCGCGTGTGATGTTTGCCTATCAGGCTCTGGTGCGTGAGCGAGCCGACGACATCGCCCACGAGATTAGTCGCGAACATGGCAAGACCCACGATGACGCGCTGGGCGAGGTGGCCCGCGCTCTGGAGGTTATCGAATTTGCCTGCGCCATTCCCGAATTGCTCAAGGGCGAATTCTCGCGCAATGTCGGAACTGGCATCGACACCCATTCCGAGCGTCAGCCGCTTGGCGTTGTCGCGGGTATCACGCCGTTCAACTTCCCGGCCATGGTGCCGATGTGGATGCTCCCGATGGCCATCGCCTGCGGCAACACTTTTGTTCTGAAACCCTCCGAGCGCGATCCATCTGCTGCCAATTTTGTATGCGAGCTGCTGATGGAGGCCGGTTTGCCTCAAGGCGTTCTCAATGTGGTGCATGGCGACAAGGCGGCCGTGGATGCGCTGCTTGATCACCCGGATGTCAAGGCGGTGAGCTTTGTTGGCTCGACCCCGATTGCCGAATATGTCTACAAGCGCGGAACGGACAGCGCCAAGCGGGTGCAGGCACTGGGCGGGGCCAAGAACCACATGATCGTCATGCCTGATGCTGATATGGATCAGGCCGCCGATGCCCTGATGGGGGCGGCATTCGGATCAGCTGGTGAGCGTTGCATGGCGGTTTCTGTCGCCGTTCCCATTGGCGCGGAGACCGCCGCCAGACTCGTTTCCAGCCTGAAGCCCAAGGTCGAAGCGCTCAAGATCGGCCCTTCAAGCGATGAGACGGCAGAAATGGGCCCCGTGATCACCGCCGCAGCCAAGGAGCGCATTGTCGGGCTCATCGATAGCGGCGTGCAGCAGGGGGCGGAACTGGTGGTCGATGGTCGCGGCTTCGAGCTTCAGGGCTATGAGGGCGGCTACTTCGTCGGCGGCACCCTGTTCGACAAGGTCACCCCGGCTATGGACATCTACAAGACCGAAATTTTCGGGCCGGTGCTCTCTGTTATGGAGCCGCAGAGTTTCGAGAGCGCTGTCGAGCTGATCAATATTCATGAATATGGCAACGGTACCGCGATCTTTACGCGCAATGGCGATGCAGCGCGCAAATTTTCCAGCCAGATCGAGGTTGGCATGGTCGGCATCAATGTGCCCATTCCGGTACCCGTCGCCTTCCATTCCTTTGGCGGCTGGAAACGCTCCAGCTTCGGCTCGCATGGAATCTATGGGCCGGAAGCCGTTCATTTCTATACCAAATTGAAGACCACCACGACGCGTTGGCCCGAGGGACTGACCGAGGGCGCCATATTCACTTTCCCGAGCTAG
- a CDS encoding Zn-dependent hydrolase codes for MKKNLRVDGDRLWQSLMDMAKIGPGVAGGNNRQTLTDEDAEGRALFQTWCEDAGLSMGVDKMGSMFMTRPGTDPDALPVYVGSHLDTQPTGGKYDGVLGVLSALELVRMLNDADIKTKHPIVVVNWANEEGGRFSPPMLASGVFAGIHTLDYAYGRKDLEGKTYGDELKRIDWVGDEEVGARKMHAYFEYHIEQGPILEVEKKEIGVVTHCQGLWWLEFTLTGKEAHTGSTPMAMRVNAGLAMARIFEMVQEVTMAAQPNAVGGVGQVTFSPNSRNVLPGTVTFTVDIRTVDIDKLNGMRDAIKEKAAVICEELGVGCSVEQVGQFDPVTFDPTLVDRVRNAAIDLGYSHMDIVSGAGHDACWAAKVAPATMIMCPCVDGLSHNEAEDISKEWATAGADVLLQAVLETAEIVE; via the coding sequence ATGAAAAAGAATCTGCGAGTGGATGGAGACCGCCTTTGGCAGTCTCTGATGGACATGGCGAAAATCGGTCCGGGCGTCGCTGGTGGCAACAATCGCCAGACCCTGACCGATGAAGACGCCGAAGGGCGCGCCCTGTTCCAGACATGGTGCGAGGATGCGGGCCTCTCCATGGGGGTCGACAAGATGGGCTCCATGTTCATGACCCGTCCGGGCACCGACCCCGATGCGCTGCCGGTCTATGTCGGCTCACATCTCGACACCCAGCCCACAGGCGGTAAATATGACGGCGTACTCGGCGTGCTTTCTGCGCTCGAACTGGTGCGCATGCTCAATGATGCCGATATCAAGACCAAACACCCGATTGTCGTGGTCAACTGGGCCAATGAGGAAGGCGGTCGTTTCTCGCCGCCAATGCTGGCGTCCGGTGTCTTTGCCGGTATCCATACGCTCGATTATGCCTATGGCCGCAAGGATCTGGAAGGCAAGACCTATGGCGATGAGTTGAAGCGCATCGACTGGGTTGGCGACGAGGAAGTCGGCGCCCGCAAGATGCACGCCTATTTCGAATATCACATCGAGCAGGGGCCGATCCTTGAAGTCGAGAAAAAGGAGATCGGCGTCGTTACCCATTGTCAGGGTCTCTGGTGGCTCGAATTCACCCTGACGGGCAAGGAAGCCCATACCGGATCTACCCCCATGGCGATGCGCGTCAATGCCGGCCTTGCAATGGCCCGCATTTTCGAGATGGTGCAGGAAGTGACTATGGCCGCCCAGCCAAATGCCGTTGGCGGTGTCGGGCAGGTGACCTTCTCGCCCAACTCGCGCAATGTTCTGCCCGGTACGGTGACCTTTACCGTCGATATCCGCACCGTCGACATCGACAAGCTCAATGGCATGCGTGATGCTATCAAGGAAAAAGCCGCCGTTATCTGCGAGGAGCTTGGCGTTGGCTGTTCGGTCGAACAGGTCGGGCAGTTCGATCCTGTGACCTTTGATCCGACGCTGGTCGACCGGGTGCGCAATGCAGCCATTGATCTTGGCTATTCGCATATGGATATCGTCTCAGGTGCCGGTCATGATGCCTGCTGGGCTGCCAAGGTAGCCCCCGCCACGATGATCATGTGCCCATGCGTTGACGGGCTTTCCCATAACGAAGCGGAAGACATTTCCAAGGAATGGGCAACAGCCGGGGCCGACGTGCTTTTGCAGGCGGTTCTGGAAACAGCCGAGATCGTCGAATAG
- the hydA gene encoding dihydropyrimidinase — translation MSKVIKGGTIVTADLTYEADVKIEDGIITEIGSNLSGDEILDATGCYVMPGGIDPHVHLEMPFMGTYSADDFSSGTRAAVSGGTTMVVDFCLPDPGQSLMDALMRWDNKSTRATCDYSFHMAITWWGEQVFNEMETVVREKGINTFKHFLAYKGSLMVNDDELFASFQRCAELGAMPLVHAENGDVVASMSAKLLDQGNVGPEAHAYSRPPEVEGEATNRAIMLADMAGVPLYVVHTSCEQSHEAIRRARQKGMRVYGEPLIQHLTLDESEYFDKDWDHAARRVMSPPFRNKMHQDSLWAGLQAGSLSCVATDHCAFTTEQKRYGVGDFTKIPNGTGGLEDRMPMLWTYGVGTGRLTMNEFVAVTSTNIAKILNMYPKKGAILVGADADIVVWDPKLKKTISAATQVSTIDYSVFEGKEVTGLPRFTLSRGKVVVEESTLKTEEGHGKFVARQPYGAVNKALSTWKELVSPRPIVRAGIPPSGV, via the coding sequence ATGAGCAAAGTGATTAAGGGCGGCACCATTGTCACCGCCGATCTGACTTATGAAGCCGATGTGAAAATCGAGGATGGTATCATTACCGAAATCGGTTCAAATCTTTCCGGCGATGAAATTCTGGATGCCACGGGATGTTATGTCATGCCGGGGGGCATTGACCCGCATGTGCATCTGGAAATGCCATTCATGGGCACTTATTCGGCAGATGACTTTTCCTCGGGCACCCGAGCTGCCGTTTCCGGCGGCACCACCATGGTGGTTGACTTCTGCCTGCCCGATCCCGGCCAGAGCCTGATGGACGCCCTGATGCGCTGGGACAACAAATCCACCCGCGCCACCTGCGACTATTCTTTCCATATGGCCATCACCTGGTGGGGCGAACAGGTTTTCAATGAAATGGAAACCGTGGTGCGCGAGAAGGGCATCAACACCTTCAAGCATTTCCTTGCCTATAAAGGCTCGCTGATGGTCAATGACGACGAGCTGTTCGCCTCCTTCCAGCGCTGCGCCGAGCTGGGGGCGATGCCGCTGGTCCATGCCGAGAATGGCGATGTCGTGGCTTCCATGTCGGCAAAGTTGCTCGATCAGGGCAATGTCGGCCCAGAAGCCCATGCCTATTCCCGTCCGCCGGAAGTGGAGGGCGAGGCCACCAACCGCGCCATCATGCTGGCCGATATGGCTGGCGTGCCGCTCTATGTCGTCCATACCTCCTGTGAGCAGAGCCATGAGGCCATCCGCCGCGCCCGCCAGAAGGGCATGCGCGTCTATGGTGAGCCGCTGATCCAGCATCTGACCCTTGATGAGAGCGAATATTTCGACAAGGACTGGGATCACGCCGCCCGCCGGGTGATGAGCCCGCCATTCCGCAACAAGATGCATCAGGACAGCCTGTGGGCAGGTCTTCAGGCGGGATCGCTCTCCTGCGTGGCAACCGATCACTGCGCCTTCACCACCGAGCAGAAGCGCTATGGCGTTGGCGATTTCACCAAGATCCCGAACGGCACCGGCGGCCTTGAAGATCGTATGCCGATGCTCTGGACCTACGGCGTCGGCACCGGTCGTCTGACGATGAATGAATTTGTCGCCGTCACCTCCACCAACATCGCCAAGATCCTCAACATGTACCCGAAAAAGGGCGCGATCCTTGTCGGGGCTGATGCCGATATCGTGGTTTGGGATCCCAAGTTGAAGAAAACCATTTCCGCCGCAACTCAGGTCTCGACCATCGATTACAGCGTTTTCGAGGGCAAGGAAGTGACCGGCCTGCCGCGCTTCACGCTCTCCCGCGGCAAGGTCGTGGTTGAGGAAAGCACCCTGAAGACCGAAGAGGGCCACGGCAAATTCGTTGCCCGCCAGCCTTACGGAGCGGTCAACAAGGCGCTGTCGACATGGAAGGAACTGGTCTCGCCGCGCCCGATCGTGCGCGCAGGCATTCCACCGAGCGGTGTTTGA
- a CDS encoding ABC transporter ATP-binding protein, translated as MMHSDFHVVSAKDLCLTFQTNDGPVHALKDVNLQIDKGDFVSFIGPSGCGKTTFLRAIAALENPTSGELMVNGTTPELARKDRAYGYVFQAAGLYPWRTIARNIKLPLEIMGFTKAEQNARVEKVLKLVDLEGFGNKFPWQLSGGMQQRASIARALSFDADILLMDEPFGALDEIVRDHLNEQLLHLWSSTGKTIGFVTHSIPEAVYLSTKIVVMSPRPGRITDVIESTLPKERPLSIRDSQEFIDIAHRVREGLRAGHGDGADDA; from the coding sequence ATGATGCACTCCGACTTCCATGTGGTCTCTGCCAAGGACCTCTGTCTGACCTTTCAGACCAACGATGGGCCGGTCCATGCGCTCAAGGATGTCAATCTCCAGATCGACAAGGGCGACTTTGTCAGCTTCATTGGTCCGTCCGGTTGCGGCAAGACAACCTTCCTCAGAGCCATCGCTGCACTGGAAAATCCCACCTCGGGCGAATTGATGGTCAATGGTACAACGCCCGAACTGGCGCGAAAGGACCGCGCCTACGGCTATGTGTTTCAGGCCGCCGGGCTTTATCCATGGCGCACCATCGCCCGCAATATCAAGCTGCCGCTCGAAATTATGGGTTTCACCAAGGCCGAGCAGAATGCCCGCGTCGAGAAGGTTCTCAAGCTGGTCGATCTGGAAGGCTTCGGCAACAAGTTTCCATGGCAATTGTCCGGTGGCATGCAACAACGCGCTTCCATTGCGCGGGCGCTGTCTTTTGATGCCGATATCCTCTTGATGGATGAGCCCTTCGGGGCGCTCGATGAAATCGTCCGCGATCATCTCAACGAGCAGCTGCTGCATCTCTGGTCAAGCACCGGCAAGACCATCGGCTTTGTGACCCACTCGATCCCCGAGGCGGTCTATCTGTCGACCAAGATTGTCGTCATGAGCCCGAGGCCGGGCCGCATCACCGACGTGATCGAAAGCACATTGCCCAAGGAGCGGCCGCTTTCCATTCGCGACAGTCAGGAATTCATCGATATCGCGCATCGTGTGCGTGAGGGTCTGCGCGCCGGACATGGTGACGGAGCGGATGATGCGTAA